A region from the Canis aureus isolate CA01 chromosome 8, VMU_Caureus_v.1.0, whole genome shotgun sequence genome encodes:
- the DCUN1D3 gene encoding DCN1-like protein 3, with protein sequence MGQCVTKCKNPSSTLGSKNGDRDPSSKSHSRRSAGHREEQPPACGKPGGDILVNGTKKAEAATEPCQLPTSSGDAGREPKSNAEESSLQRLEELFRRYKDEREDAILEEGMERFCNDLCVDPTEFRVLLLAWKFQAATMCKFTRKEFFDGCKAISADSIDGICARFPSLLTEAKQEDKFKDLYRFTFQFGLDSEEGQRSLHREIAIALWKLVFTQNNPPVLDQWLNFLTENPSGIKGISRDTWNMFLNFTQVIGPDLSNYSEDEAWPSLFDTFVEWEMERRKREGEGRGALSSGPEGLCPGEQT encoded by the exons ATGGGCCAGTGTGTCACCAAGTGCAAGAATCCCTCATCAACCCTGGGCAGCAAGAACGGAGACCGTGACCCCAGCAGCAAGTCACACAGCAGACGGAGCGCAGGCCACCGTGAGGAACAGCCACCAGCGTGTGGCAAGCCAGGCGGGGATATCCTTGTGAATGGGACCAAGAAGGCAGAGGCTGCCACTGAGCCCTGCCAGCTGCCAACGTCCTCTGGAGATGCCGGGAGGGAGCCCAAGTCCAATGCTGAGGAGTCTTCCCTGCAGAGGCTGGAAGAACTGTTTAGGCGCTACAAGGATGAGCGGGAGGATGCAATTTTGGAGGAAGGCATGGAGCGCTTTTGCAATGACTTATGTGTTGACCCCACAGAATTTCGAGTGCTGCTCTTGGCTTGGAAGTTCCAGGCTGCTACCATGTGCAAATTCACCAG GAAGGAGTTTTTTGATGGCTGCAAAGCAATAAGTGCAGACAGCATTGATGGGATCTGTGCACGATTCCCTAGCCTCTTAACAGAAGCCAAACAAGAGGATAAATTCAAGGATCTCTACCGGTTTACATTTCAGTTTGGTCTGGACTCTGAAGAAGGGCAGCGGTCACTGCATCGGGAAATAGCCATTGCCCTGTGGAAATTAGTCTTTACCCAGAACAATCCTCCAGTATTGGACCAGTGGCTAAACTTCCTAACGGAGAATCCCTCGGGGATCAAGGGCATCTCCCGGGACACTTGGAACATGTTCCTTAACTTCACTCAGGTGATTGGCCCTGACCTCAGCAACTACAGTGAAGATGAGGCCTGGCCAAGTCTCTTCGATACCTTTGTGGAGTGGGAAATGGAGCGAAGGAAAcgagaaggggaagggagaggtgcACTCAGCTCAGGGCCCGAGGGCTTGTGTCCCGGGGAGCAGACTTAG